Within the Populus trichocarpa isolate Nisqually-1 chromosome 14, P.trichocarpa_v4.1, whole genome shotgun sequence genome, the region TGAGCCAAGTAAAGATAGAGAGCCGCTGGGTTCCTGTGGAATCCGCCTTCAGCCCAAACAAGCCAGGCCGAGAGTCCCATCAAGAAACTCGACGTCATGCAGGTCAAGTGCAAGGCCCACGGAGGTGGGAACCAGAAGGGCATAGATATACTCCCAGTGCTCGTTCCGTAGCCCCTAGTTGTGCCGAAGAAATACAGGTTAGAGATGGTCAAGGAGAGAGGAAGAGCAACGGCTATGGCTAGTGATCTAATTCCACGTTTGGCCATAGCTACTCTCTTTTCGCGTTTGAGTCTTACGGTCTTGCTGTTGTCTTTGCTCTTGGTGGGGTTGGAGATGTTGGGATCGTAGTCTGTGTCTCTGATACGCTGTTTAGCATTTTGGGAGTCCATTCTGAATTAGATTGAGAGAAATTTAGACagagaaacagagagagatGTTATGGGaggaatttaaatttaaggGGAGGCTGTTTTAAAGAAGAGCCATGcgtgtgtattttttttcttggtttgggTCATTTTTGGAGAGGCGAGGAGGAAGAGATGAGTGATACGTGGGCGAACGAGGTGGAAAGAAGTGGAGAAGAAGGGTAACACGTGGCTGACAAAAGGGCACAGAGAGATTTGGTCTTCCATGCTCAGAATAGACTAGCTCAGTGCGGTGACGATGCTGGAGGAGGAGAGTGCTTCTAACGTGTTTGATAATGCATTTACgctttaaattgaaaaattgatgatttttaaatataaaaacgtCGTCTTTTTCATAACCTTGGAGTGCTTACACGTGCCCATGGCTTTTGACTTCGTTAGCTGCCTGGATTAAATTTTGTGACGGTGGTTACTGGTTATCCTCAGGCTCTAATTAGATTTCATTTtccacattaaaatgatttagaattaagtttttaatttaacctgAATTCAAGATTCCATGGATTACAAGTTTCTGGATTGGACTAAGTTTAGAATATTTGTGCAgagtttgtttggttttttttttctcgtcctttaatatttaataaattaaagattcaattccctttttatttatttattggttttctgtagagtttttttttttttttttttgctagtctTTAACATTATCTTAATTATcttaagtctttttttattttttttagttataagttggtaatttttttagctaattttttaaattgatatgtttttttttcaattccatcatgtaatatatttgaaatactttttgttaaaacaatttataatttttttttaatttcatcgctttttatttttttaatcttttgaatttagcccccattctttattattattatttttgttgctttgataaattttttaaatttatatattttttaatttcactatttaatattagattgattgaaaattatgatttttttattgaactagaGTCTATGATTTCTCGTGCTTTGGGTTTTAGAGATTAACCTGAGTTTGAGAAGTTTGCCcggatttttttagttttttttcctttctttaagctatatatatggttttacaTTTCATGCTTTaacatttattcaattaattagaGGTTGGACTccgttatttttatttattggctttttgtatatttttctttgattataaaaatgataggggttttatcttgtttttttatttgttattctttatttaaattggttgaaaattgagttttataattcaACCCAAGTTTATGATTTAATAGGTTACGAGTTTGTGATCTTATGTTAGGTTTAGAAGGTTCGCCCGTgtttccttggttttttttaaaaaaatattatatattttcaatttcatcactaatcatttatattattagcaatcaaactatatttttttttctatcaattttttatatcatttttttgtgaatttttaaaaCGATTCAAGTTAtcttgaatgtttttatttataatttttatagggTTCCATTCTTTTTTCTCAGTCAATTCTACATctcgagttttatttttttaaaactttattaaaacACAATTGCATTACCtgaacattttattattattattattattattttgataaaaacatgtCTTCGCCTATGCAGTACCATAAATCTAAGTAAAGATACCGTGCAAGgagccaaaaataaaataaaatcaatgaggCCCCCTTCACAGCAAATTTTTAACCaatcaaatttcatattttaatttatacattaCTGTACACAAGGGCGGAGCCTTTCACAAGGCTCCGGTGGGCTGTAGCCCAGGtaggataataataaaaaataaaaaaggaagcaaGTTCCAAatagggtttttcttctttgttaaaGTTTCTGTTTCCAAGggtttatcatcatcattagccAAGTAAGAAAAGTGACGCAGAGGAAGCACAAGGAGAAGACAAAACTCTATTATAATCCCTTTTAAAAGGTTTACGGTACTATCGTAGGAAAGTTCaggattttctttaaattttaaaaattttattttaaaattaattttttaaatatttttatgtaatttatcaaaaataaattttaaaaataaaataaattattttaatatataaaaaaaacactttaaaaacatcTATCATACTCCTAAACAAACCTATATATCGCAAAATAAGTCGAGAAACCAACTATATTAGTTACTTTttggataaattataaaattagcatagttagttttaaatttaggtagaataatatatttcaaaaaagttATGGTGATATAACACGCTTCTTTTGCATATAACTATTGagaatcaagatatttaaatgATGTCATATATTATAACCGTGACATTTAAATCAATGTTATAATTGGGgatcataataaaattttaattaatatcgtaattgatttttctatttgattagtTGCAGCAGCTAGAAATGAgatttctatttggttatttttctcaaaattgacAACCATTATCGATCTTATTAGTGCTTCTCTCACACGTCATACCGAGTTGCATGATGCTCAGGCTATAGAAATTGCGCATATGGTAGCTACTGGAGAACGTGAGACTGGTAGAAGGGCTAATCAAATCGATAATTTACATCGAAGTGGAACTACTCGCTGGAGCTCTCATTTTGATTCTATTTGCagtttaataaatatgtatggTGCAACTATTATTGTGCTTGAAAGTATGGTTTAAGAAGGATCTTCTAACTCTATAGGTGGAGAAGTTGGTGGTCGTTTGATTGTAatgaaatcttttgaatttatattcatcttatATTTGATGCATAAATAATGGGGATTATTTATTTACGTTGTTGAGCTTTGCAACAAAAATCTCTTGACATCTTAAATGCAATGGATCTTGTATCAACCACTAAAGCATTGCTTCGAACTTTGAGAGATGCTGAATTTGATCTTCTTCTTGCAAATGTGCAATCTGTTTGCACAAAATATAAGATTGACATACCACATATGAATGCTTCGTATAAAAAGACTACAGGTCGTTCATGTCAACAATAAGGTTCAGTGACAGTTTACcatcattatcattatgatatatttaactcaacaatagattttcagttggaagaattaaattctaaattcagTGATGGGACAGTGGAACTCCTTGTACTTAGCTCTACTTTAGAACCTAAGAacaactttaaatcatttaaaactgATGCTATTTACAAGCTTGCTAAGAAATTTTATCCTGAAGATTTCAATGAACAAGAGATGTATTATTTGAGATCTCAGCTAGAGCATTATCAGATTGATGTAATTCATCATGAGAGCTTTCAGAATATGTCTACCATTTCTAAATTATGTCGAGGATTAGCTGAAACAAATAAATCGCAGcactatcatttgattgacaAGTTGATTCGTCTTGTTTTGACTTTTCCTGTTTCCACTGCCACTACAGAGCGGGCATTTTCGACTatgaaacatgttaaaactgtgcttcgcaataaaatgaaaaaggagtTCTTAGTAGATTCTATGATGATTTACATTGAACGAGAGCTTGTTGAAGATATTGATTCGGattcaatcatagatgaattatattctacAAAACATCGAAGGGTACAACTTTAatagtgtaatttatttttatttttattttgaattttatgtactttaaattttattttttatatattttatattatgtatttgaattgaaattttattgttaacttaacaaatttatatattcgAGTTAatgattgatcttaaaaaataatttatgtacaTTTATATTATAGCCCAGGACAAGAAAAATTTCTAGCTCCGCCCCTGACTgtacatatatttaaaaatagagaaatatcTGTTACAGAAGTTGCAGTAAATTTGTAGCTAAAATGTAGCTGTGAAAGTACTTGTTGGCGCCAAAAAAAACAGTTACGCGGGTAGTTTTCAAAAGTGATACCGagaaaatattaagttaatatttttttataattttaatatgttaatattaaaaataaaaaaatattttaatatatttttaaataaaaagatactttaaaaatatcatgcCGTAATAATCCTAGTCAACTATTTCCCGTTTTCTACTCATGCAAGCCTATATCCTTCAGCCAATCATACTGAAAACATGCTGTCATGCATCTATTTTTGACgagttttaattcaaaacaataataataataaaaaaactttacgaAAATAAGGTTTTAGTATTCTTCTTTACTCAGGGAGTGGTAAGAAGAGAAAATACTGACCAGATGAAAGTAAAAGAGCACAGGAAAAGAACAACAAAGGCGGTGttcaaaaatgaaagaagaagaagaagaagaagaagaaaaagatctACGAATGAAATCATCAATATAACTCCAACGTGGAATATTCGACAAGTCATTCATTCACAATCCATGAAGCAATCAACAGCTCACAGTGGACCCTACCCGGTCTGACTTGATGTCGCTGCGTGAGAAGATGGACGTGAAAGGATTGAGGAAATACATGAAGAAGAACGCTAACAGACGGGGTGAGATCCGGGACAAGCTCTCGGGTGCAATGTCGGTTGCCCCGGACCCGGGAACATTAGTTCTGGATGCAATGGAAGGGTTTTATTCATCAAAAGGCGACAAGGATACTGAATGGTGTCGTTTAAGGAGGACTCGCTTGGAGTTGTTAGAGGCCTTAACAAAACACAAGCCAACCCTGAGCATGGAAAGGAGGGAAAAGAGCTAAAAAGTTAGCTTTGGAGTGGAAACGAAAAGTGAGTTTGAAAGGGGACAGCCCTTCTTATGCACCGGGGTTCTTGCATTTATTGGTGGCTTACAATTTGGAGATGAGTTTGATGTTGATGAACTTGTGAAGTACTTTGTTGTTGCTGCCAGGTTCAAGCAGGCTATATTCCTGTGTCGAGCTATTGATTTGGACGAGAAAACTGCTGGTTATAAGATTGTGTTGATTTAGATTATCAAGTGAGTTGTTTATATCCgtgtttgtgtttattttgtttatgtttgatGGTTATGATTGTATTCAGTGTTTATGGCAATGCAAATAGGCGAAGACTTTGAGTTGAATTGGTTCAATCATTTTTGGTTGAATTCTTCTGTGACTGCATTGACAAACCATGATAATGGGGGTAGAGTTTGAGTATAGATTGCAGAGTTAAGTACAAATTACAGTGAGGTTGACAAAATTATGCTATAGGATCGATTGTAAGTATAGACTACAGTGAGAAAGATCGAATACAGAGAAATCGGGGGATATAAGCCTTTGAACTTTGACTCCAGGGACAAAATGAAGGTGAACCAGGGAAGGGCCAGTTAATAGTGAACGTAAAAAAGTACAGCTATTATGTTCTTATGTAATGGTTGATTTTCTGTCAGCAGTGAACGTAAAGAAGTAACTTGTTGTTCTTTTTCCGTGGGATTATTTTAGCAGAATAAGCGTGCAGACAAGCAGCATTTTCCATCTTAATTTCATGGTCTCATTAGAAACACTCTAGAAAGTTCTGTCAGGTTGAAAAATCCCCAAGTAATTTCTTCTACGATGTTTATACAGTGCAGTCTAATTAGTCACTAGGTTATTACAGTAGCACTGGATGAGATGGTCTCTCTCTGACACTTCAGAAGCCTAAAATGGACAGTATGTGAAATAGAATGATGAATGGAACAGTTTAATTAGGGACTTGGTGGAAAGCAGGAAACTTGAAACATTGATGGAGTTACTTCCTTCGAGGAATGGATTGATGTCACAAAGTGTTGGAATAAAtttagtggttattttttaaaatattttttatttaaaaatatattaaaataatattttttttattttttaaaaattatttttaatattagtatatatatataaatataaaaaaatattaatttaaaataaaaaataaaatttttttaatttttttaaaatatttttaaaacagaattaatagagattaaatagaaaatttacAGATGGTTTTTTCACACCTGATCATATGTTCACAGATTGATAGCAAACTTGTAACGGGTCAGCTCGCTTTTcgctaattaaattatatttttaatataattaataaacaataaaatatttttaaaattttcacaatttttaaaaaatattttccgaatattttcttataaatcaaacaaaatttgtttttatttaaaaaatattttccgtgccaattttattaataataaaaaatataataaaaattaaaaaataatttagagaaAATCACTTTTGATGAACTAAACGGATTCTAAaagaatttgataatttataaatgtttttttgaagcggtaaaaaaataaaaagaaaacccttttattttctaggaATGCCTAAcaaattgaactaaaaaaaccaattccAGGCAGCTCTCCTTTATTCTCTATCATTAGCTCCAGGGCATGTATTCTtgcctctctctttctttcaatcgTAACTGTAACGAAGCATAGCAGGGAGACGACAAAGGAAAGCCATCCCATGGCTCTCAAACCAGGCAGAAAGCTACAACCCTCACGCTCACGAAGACCCCAGATTTTCAAAAACCCCAAAGCGGCCTTCGCATTGGCTTTAATTTTCATGGATGCCCTCCTCGTCGCTCTTATCATCGCTTACGTTCCCTGTAAGCTCATTATTTCCacttccttttgtttctttctatatatttatctggccttttgttttttcgttGGCATAAAAATGCTTGGTTTCATTGATTCTCAGATACCAAAATTGACTGGGACGCTTACATGTCACAGGTgctgattatttattttctctatgaGTGCATGTTTTGTAATTGCACTGAAAAATGACTGagattcaattaataaaattttgacttTTGGGCATCTTTAATTATTAGTTGAAACAACTAATGAAGGGGATAATGCAAAATAACAAACAGGTTACTGGGTTTCTTGGAGGAGAAAGGGACTACACTAACTTGAAAGGCGATACGGGGCCACTGGTTTATCCTGCTGGTTTTCTGTATATTTACTCAGCCATTCGATTTATTACAGGAGGGGAGGTTTATCCAGCTCAGGTAATCAATTTAAGTCCCATTTTGGACCATTGTAGGGCGTGGAATAAGTACTTCTCTTCGTTACTGCTTATCATTGCTATATGATGCAAAAGACCCTGTTTTGAACAACTTGCCTGGTGAAATCGTGTTTGTGTTATCAATTCATTGAGGGCTGCGATTAAACGGGTTTCGTCCCTTATAATTATTGGTTTTGATTGCGAAAAATTGAAGTCTGTGACTGCTAATCAGTAATACACCTTTGTCTGCTTTGTCCCTTCTACCAACTTCTTGTTTCTTTTGGTTGTGTTACAGATGTTCCTTGTAAGCAGTTTGCTTTTGTGCTTGCATGAAATTATTACCTCACTGTTTCTGTTCATTTTGTGATTGCAGATCTTGTTTGGCATCTTATACATCATAAACCTGTCTATCGTCATCTTCATCTATGTGAAAACTGAAGTGGTATGAAAATTTTCTGCAGTTTTcttaaaatagtgttttttgcATCACTAGACATCTACATGAAACTGATGTGTGGTCAAAAGCAATGCGAATAAAATGTAGCATTTGTTATTTGACGCCTGAATCTGGAAATTTAAATGATGGTATATTGTTATTATCCTAGTATAGTCAGAGCATCCATTTTTGTGGTGTTCTGAGCTGCCAAAATCTCCCACTTTATGCTTATTAAACAATTTGATGGCAGCAGAACAATCCTATTGAGTTGGGAATTAAGTAATAAGAGTTTGCTGAGGCTCCAGCAAGTGCAGATGGGTCCTTCACTGTAGTCACTAAATGATGAGGTAGGAGCAAAATTGTGAAGATGTGATGAAAGCATaacagctgctgctgctggacACATACGTTCGATTTAGGCTCATCAAACCATATTTTAGTACAAGTATAAAATCAAATCTGTTGCACTCTCCAGTCACTAGACATAATCCAGCATTGATAATTATCACAATGCTTTCTCTGATAGCTTCACTGGTGGTCGTGTTGATATCCTAAATCTTTGAATTGCTTCAATTTTAAGGGGAAAGCACATTTATATGATGAGTTAGAGGGGAAAACGCATTTATGTAATGAATTATCTTCTTAAGACGTATTGCttaggtaaaaaaaatgtagttttttgTGGGGCTTTACGCCAATAGTTGTTGGACATCTGGGATTCAAGCTTTAATAACTGTGTATATCTAACACCTCAAACAGTACTCTCAGTTGTGCACCTAACCAATCTTAGTAAGAAAATTCCCATTTAggtttattatttctttctagATTATTCACGAGTTTTCTTTACTCCACACCTTGATAGTGGCTcacattttttcttaattcgCAGCTTCCTTGGTGGGCTCTTATCCTGCTTTCTCTCTCAAAAAGAGTGCACTCGATCTTTGTTCTTCGCCTCTTCAATGACTGTTTTGCAATGACACTCCTCCATGCTGCATTGGCCACGATTCTTTACCAAAAGTGGCATCTGGGACTGATTCTTTTCAGGTTGTGCATTTACCTTCTTTGTGCagaatttgatattaataatagaTATGTAACTatctatatgtgtgtgtgtattttgtGCAGTGGGGCTGTTTCGATAAAGATGAATGTGCTCCTCTATGCTCCACCTTTGTTACTCCTCATGTTGaaggtattttattatttactcaTTTAAGTTTCTCAGAATGTACATCTGAATTTCTCAAGTTATTGGAAACATTTTCTGCAGGCTATGAATATCTACGGGGTGATATCGGCTTTAGCTTGTGCAGCCCTGGTTCAGGTGCTCTACCTTTCCCTCTTTTGTTCTCAGGGATGGATTATGTACACATCAAAATGTCCCTCAACATTAGGCACTTAAATCTTGTGTCCAATCATGatatttcttttcatgaaatataCTTGCAGAGTGTTTCTAATGTTGGAAGTTCGGACACATGATTCTAAATTTCTTTTCCACTGTGGTTAGGTGAGTTGGACTGCAACTGCAATTAATGTGGTGAAGAGGCCTTTGTCTTAGCAATTTCTTCATTCATTTCACATCATTGGTCAATGGTTCTGCAGATTTTGGCGGGGCTGCCCTTTTTAGTCTCACATCCGATCGCATATATATCAAGAGCCTTCAATCTTGGTCGTGTGTTCATCCACTTTTGGTACTACTTTTTTAGTCCTTGTTCAAAAGATTCTTAAGAACTGTTTAGAATGTACTTATGTATGTGCATTTTTGCACATGTTTTAGGAAATTCTCATTAGACATGACAGTTATAGATAGATCAATGGGATATGTTGCTATTAACTAGGTTGTAGTGGAGAAGGGATGCAGTAGACAGAGGCTTGGGGGGGGAGGAGCAGGCTATCTTGAGAGTACAAAATGTTCTCAGCGTAACTATGTGTTCTCTTGAACACATTAATCCAAGCCTCTGACACCCTAGGCATTTGGCACAATCCTATTGGGGCCTTTTGATCATTCACTCAAATGAGAGCTTCTCTCTCTAACCTCACTTTCTCTCACTATATAACCTTTTCCTCCTCAGTGCTTGTTTATTCTCTTATGTTGTGCGCTCCCAAAGTACTCCTTGGACACCCCCATTTACCACACAATCATCACCTCAATATTGGAGTGCTTTGTCACTTCACACCCCACTAATACTCTTAAGTCCTCACCTGCCACAACACTCTTTACTGTCAAGATTTCCAGCTTCTACTACATCCCTTCCCCATAACATCATTGCTATTATACAACACTACCTCATTGCTAGTACCTTGAAGAACCCCACATTTACAACAGTCAATGCTAGTACTTTGTGAAGATCCAAAGAATATAATTATAGAATTCCTTATGGCAGTTTCTACagattaaaatcattttaggaACTGCATAACCACAATACCTGACATTGATCCATCAATTTACTGAAGGGTGGGGTATGAAAAGTTTTCCATAGCTTGCCAGCTGGAAAGTGACGAGAATTTTGTATAGATAGcattgtttgttgtttgttgtctgttcattttattcattaagtTCTCACTACGCATTGCAGCTAATTTATggttaatattagttttttttttgtttactaggAGGTCCAATGGGTCTTGGGCTACACAGTGGGCCTAGCCTTCTCCACCTCCTAAATCCCACCCTACCCCTCCTAGGGTTCAATAGCTAGTGCAAGATATTTTTGGTGCATTTgttgtgtaaaatattttcaaatgttTGGTATtcgattacaaaaaaaaagggttatgattgagaattgattATGGTGGTCAGTTGGGTAAGTTGATGTTGGTTGTGGTAGTGGTGATTGATGAGACAACAATGAGAATTTTAGTGGTGGGGTGGTTTTGTGGTTGAAGTCGTTGGATACTGATGTTAATGGGAGAAAGGGAGTTTGTAACTCTCTATAAAATATTCTCCCCATatcatgatatgaaaatatgttCTTCTATGATGAACAAATATTTCTGGTTGATTAGAAAactgtttattttgatgaagttTCCTGTGCTGCCCAAATAAAGGAAAATGTGgattatgtaaaatattttatgcagaACCCTATGTGATTTGGTGCTCTTTATTAGTTAGGCTTTGTACTATTTTCTTTTGTGATCATTGCGATTGCTTTTTTGTTGAATCATAtctttgttttctattaggTCTGTTAACTTCAAGTTCATTCCTGAACCAGTTTTTGTATCAAAGCAATTTGCAATCTCTTTGCTGATTGCTCACCTTGGGTTGCTTGCTACTTTTGCTCATTATAAATGGTGCAGGTAATTACAGAGTCAATTCTCTCTATTGCAAGTACTAAATCCATATCTGTGATAACTATTGGGGCTATGAGATGTTATGGTGGAGactgaaaatattttatgagaaGCTACTTAAGTGTTTAAGTATTATGATTCTATGTATTCGTCCCTGAATCATAGATATACTCCATGCACAGGATCATATCTTATTTGATGTAGTAAATTCACTAATTGAAGTCAAACAATGTCTAATTTGACAGCTGTCTTACTCTcttatctttctatttttggCCATACTGGATAGATAACCATGTCTGTGTCCATATAAATTGGAACAAGATGGCTCTAGCTGATGTTTTTCCATGTCTGCATAGAGAATTGGTTCAGCAGATTCAAATTCTGCATTTTTTGAGCGCTATTGTGGAAACTTTGCTCTAAAATGCTCATTTTAATACACTTGTgacaatttctcaaaaaaaagagagggagagagagaaaacgCACCCGTGGATCTTTCTGGAGTTGTTCACTCAATACTTattgatattttcatttcaGGCACGAAGGACgactttttaagtttttgcattCTAAAGTTACATCTGCACTTTCAAGTTCTAGCAGTTCAGGCCTTAAGATTCTCAAGGAAGAACGTAAGTTGTGACTATCTTAGTCTAAGGATGGCAGGGATCCTTTTCCTTTGCTTCTCTATTAATTAAGTAGCTGTCTTCCTTCCACCGCCTCAGTTTTTCCCTCTTCTTGTTTTGTACTCTAAATTTTGGTGTGATGGATTCAGATATCATGACAACTCTGTTTGCTGGGAACTTCATTGGCATTGTATGCGCTCGCTCGCtgcattatcaattttattcttggtATGTTCTTTTGCTGCactatcaattttattcttggtATGCTC harbors:
- the LOC7457947 gene encoding translocator protein homolog, with product MDSQNAKQRIRDTDYDPNISNPTKSKDNSKTVRLKREKRVAMAKRGIRSLAIAVALPLSLTISNLYFFGTTRGYGTSTGSISMPFWFPPPWALHLTCMTSSFLMGLSAWLVWAEGGFHRNPAALYLYLAQLGLSLAWDPIVFRMAAPWVGLLVCLATFAALVGCSRQFKEVNPIAGDLVKPCLAWASFLAIVNLKLLFL
- the LOC7457948 gene encoding dol-P-Man:Man(5)GlcNAc(2)-PP-Dol alpha-1,3-mannosyltransferase isoform X3 gives rise to the protein MALKPGRKLQPSRSRRPQIFKNPKAAFALALIFMDALLVALIIAYVPYTKIDWDAYMSQVTGFLGGERDYTNLKGDTGPLVYPAGFLYIYSAIRFITGGEVYPAQILFGILYIINLSIVIFIYVKTEVLPWWALILLSLSKRVHSIFVLRLFNDCFAMTLLHAALATILYQKWHLGLILFSGAVSIKMNVLLYAPPLLLLMLKAMNIYGVISALACAALVQILAGLPFLVSHPIAYISRAFNLGRVFIHFWSVNFKFIPEPVFVSKQFAISLLIAHLGLLATFAHYKWCRHEGRLFKFLHSKVTSALSSSSSSGLKILKEEHIMTTLFAGNFIGIVCARSLHYQFYSWCGVLLECLSFKQLFICSSSLSPFTYTMGPMVCSI
- the LOC7457948 gene encoding dol-P-Man:Man(5)GlcNAc(2)-PP-Dol alpha-1,3-mannosyltransferase isoform X1; this translates as MALKPGRKLQPSRSRRPQIFKNPKAAFALALIFMDALLVALIIAYVPYTKIDWDAYMSQVTGFLGGERDYTNLKGDTGPLVYPAGFLYIYSAIRFITGGEVYPAQILFGILYIINLSIVIFIYVKTEVLPWWALILLSLSKRVHSIFVLRLFNDCFAMTLLHAALATILYQKWHLGLILFSGAVSIKMNVLLYAPPLLLLMLKAMNIYGVISALACAALVQILAGLPFLVSHPIAYISRAFNLGRVFIHFWSVNFKFIPEPVFVSKQFAISLLIAHLGLLATFAHYKWCRHEGRLFKFLHSKVTSALSSSSSSGLKILKEEHIMTTLFAGNFIGIVCARSLHYQFYSWYVLLLHYQFYSWYFYSLPYLLWKTHFPTSLRLILFVGVEFCWNVYPSNNYSSALLLCLHLLILWGLWSAQSEYPYVEEKLSTRKKEK
- the LOC7457948 gene encoding dol-P-Man:Man(5)GlcNAc(2)-PP-Dol alpha-1,3-mannosyltransferase isoform X2, yielding MALKPGRKLQPSRSRRPQIFKNPKAAFALALIFMDALLVALIIAYVPYTKIDWDAYMSQVTGFLGGERDYTNLKGDTGPLVYPAGFLYIYSAIRFITGGEVYPAQILFGILYIINLSIVIFIYVKTEVLPWWALILLSLSKRVHSIFVLRLFNDCFAMTLLHAALATILYQKWHLGLILFSGAVSIKMNVLLYAPPLLLLMLKAMNIYGVISALACAALVQILAGLPFLVSHPIAYISRAFNLGRVFIHFWSVNFKFIPEPVFVSKQFAISLLIAHLGLLATFAHYKWCRHEGRLFKFLHSKVTSALSSSSSSGLKILKEEHIMTTLFAGNFIGIVCARSLHYQFYSWYFYSLPYLLWKTHFPTSLRLILFVGVEFCWNVYPSNNYSSALLLCLHLLILWGLWSAQSEYPYVEEKLSTRKKEK